A region of Natribaculum luteum DNA encodes the following proteins:
- the pyrB gene encoding aspartate carbamoyltransferase, with the protein MRHDHLITSKQLSRADIETVLDRAAEIDADPEAVAGKYAGTLLGLLFFEPSTRTKMSFETAMKRLGGDVVDMGSIESSSVKKGETLADTVRVIEGYADALVLRHPRQGAPKMASEYVDVPLVNAGDGAGHHPSQTLLDLYTIRENAGLDDLTIGIMGDLKYGRTVHSLAYALTNFDAQQHFISPESLQLPREVVYDLHQEGATVREHDDLDDVLPTLDVLYVTRIQRERFPDEDEYQKVAGQYQIDLETLEAASDDLTVMHPLPRVDEIAPDVDETDHASYFEQAHNGVPVRMALLDLLLGDSA; encoded by the coding sequence ATGCGCCACGATCACCTCATCACGAGCAAACAACTCTCGCGTGCGGACATCGAGACGGTCCTCGACCGCGCAGCCGAGATCGACGCGGATCCGGAGGCCGTAGCCGGGAAGTACGCAGGAACGCTCCTCGGCCTGCTCTTTTTCGAACCGAGCACGCGGACGAAGATGAGCTTCGAGACGGCGATGAAGCGTCTGGGGGGCGACGTCGTCGACATGGGCTCGATCGAGTCCTCGAGCGTGAAGAAAGGCGAGACCCTGGCCGACACCGTCCGCGTCATCGAGGGGTACGCGGACGCGCTCGTCTTGCGCCACCCACGACAGGGAGCACCGAAGATGGCGAGCGAGTACGTCGACGTGCCGCTCGTCAACGCCGGCGACGGGGCAGGCCACCACCCGTCACAGACCTTGCTGGACCTCTACACCATCCGCGAGAACGCCGGACTCGACGACCTCACCATCGGCATCATGGGCGACCTGAAGTACGGGCGGACAGTCCACTCGCTCGCGTACGCGCTGACGAACTTCGACGCCCAGCAACACTTCATCAGCCCCGAGAGCCTCCAGTTGCCCCGCGAGGTCGTCTACGACCTCCACCAGGAGGGCGCAACGGTCCGGGAACACGACGATCTAGACGACGTGCTCCCCACTCTCGACGTCCTCTACGTCACCCGGATCCAGCGCGAGCGATTCCCGGACGAAGACGAGTACCAGAAGGTCGCCGGCCAGTACCAGATCGACCTCGAGACGCTCGAGGCGGCAAGCGACGACCTGACCGTGATGCACCCACTGCCACGCGTCGACGAGATTGCGCCGGACGTCGACGAGACCGACCACGCGTCGTACTTCGAGCAGGCACACAACGGCGTTCCCGTTCGGATGGCGCTGCTCGACTTACTCCTGGGTGATTCTGCATGA
- the pyrI gene encoding aspartate carbamoyltransferase regulatory subunit: protein MSDSNANDHKLRVSKIRDGTVIDHIRGGQAINVLAILGIDGSRGEEVSVGMNVPSDRLARKDIVKVEGRELSQDEVDVLSLIAPDATINIVRDYDVEAKHRVERPDVVEGVLECPNADCITATDEPVTSRFEVLEDGVRCDYCGTIVRENIAELIRE from the coding sequence ATGAGCGACTCCAACGCCAACGACCACAAACTGCGGGTCAGCAAGATCCGCGACGGCACCGTCATCGACCACATTCGCGGGGGACAGGCGATCAACGTCCTCGCCATCCTCGGCATCGACGGCTCGAGAGGCGAGGAGGTCTCCGTGGGAATGAACGTCCCCTCGGATCGACTCGCCCGAAAGGACATCGTCAAAGTCGAGGGCCGGGAGTTGAGCCAGGACGAAGTCGACGTCCTCTCGCTGATCGCCCCCGACGCGACGATCAACATCGTCCGCGATTACGACGTCGAGGCGAAACACCGCGTCGAACGTCCCGACGTCGTCGAGGGCGTCCTTGAGTGTCCCAACGCGGACTGCATCACTGCGACGGACGAACCGGTCACGAGTCGCTTCGAGGTCCTCGAGGACGGCGTCCGGTGTGACTACTGCGGAACGATCGTCCGCGAGAACATCGCCGAGTTGATCCGCGAGTGA
- a CDS encoding NUDIX hydrolase gives MAVDELTLRADEASRCAEDAYRRLEARYDEFVERDRTQRVSRRRFRTLVERIRRTGAPFGAHTIVYRESGELLLVRHEGVDLWVLPGGGVDGGESFAETARRELAEEAGVEARYDGLAMVTRIELDASGYRTWGVLPIFAARAETFEPDVTDPDGEISVARWFSKLPEDTRDRDDLLAWRARN, from the coding sequence ATGGCAGTCGACGAACTGACGCTTCGGGCCGACGAAGCGTCCCGCTGCGCCGAGGACGCGTACCGACGCCTCGAGGCCAGGTACGACGAGTTCGTCGAACGCGACCGAACGCAGCGCGTCTCACGGCGACGGTTTCGCACCCTCGTCGAGCGCATTCGGCGGACCGGTGCACCGTTTGGCGCGCACACGATCGTCTACCGCGAGTCGGGCGAACTGCTCCTGGTTCGCCACGAGGGCGTCGACCTCTGGGTGCTCCCGGGCGGTGGCGTCGACGGCGGCGAGTCGTTCGCCGAGACGGCACGCCGCGAACTCGCCGAGGAGGCGGGGGTCGAAGCGCGATACGACGGCCTCGCGATGGTTACCAGGATCGAACTCGACGCGTCGGGGTACCGAACCTGGGGCGTCCTCCCGATTTTCGCTGCCAGGGCAGAGACGTTCGAACCCGACGTCACGGACCCCGACGGCGAGATCTCGGTCGCGCGGTGGTTTTCGAAACTGCCGGAAGACACGCGCGATCGGGACGACCTGCTCGCGTGGCGAGCACGGAACTGA
- a CDS encoding DUF7125 family protein: MIAIVGAKGGCGKTTTTIGLADAFTRAGRPTVAVDADRQLPNLHLLADVDRKPTIATIDDESDVTDLARRTVPGTEATVGVVPAPTESETVDFGRRLRRLESASVETVLDCPSGVGPHVTEPLEFADVAVVVTTGTDRSVAAARKTVDVARRLGVPVGGTIVTRTDTATVPRSIEKRLDVSVIETVPETPSPLEAESARAAYDGVAAALKAKSYQRRAGITHNRMVGRLETGIDVLDRKLDGGLPPGCVVAYTAEPASQSELLLYELTAARGTLYLSTQRSDSAIRTAIDESMAEVGSPTVRQVNSEQPLEETRRLIGALPDGANLIVDPMDVLERTDRGEYVDFLNDLKERMLETRSIAILHCLKGDDEPANRSTTLHLADAVFDLRTAVNATELENHLTIPKYRRGGAPTEAIKLELSERVEIDTSRDIA, from the coding sequence ATGATCGCAATCGTCGGTGCGAAAGGCGGCTGTGGAAAGACCACGACGACGATCGGCCTCGCGGACGCGTTCACACGTGCTGGACGTCCGACGGTCGCCGTCGACGCGGACCGACAGCTCCCGAACTTGCACCTCCTCGCGGACGTCGACCGGAAGCCGACGATCGCCACGATCGACGACGAATCCGACGTGACCGACCTCGCTCGACGGACAGTTCCGGGAACGGAGGCGACCGTCGGCGTCGTCCCCGCGCCGACCGAGTCGGAGACCGTCGACTTCGGACGCCGTCTCCGTCGGCTCGAGTCGGCCTCCGTGGAGACCGTCCTCGACTGCCCGTCCGGCGTGGGACCGCACGTGACCGAACCACTCGAGTTCGCCGACGTGGCCGTCGTCGTGACGACGGGGACCGACCGAAGCGTCGCCGCCGCGAGAAAGACCGTCGACGTCGCACGCCGACTCGGCGTCCCCGTGGGCGGTACGATCGTTACCCGCACGGACACGGCGACCGTTCCACGATCGATCGAGAAGCGACTCGACGTGTCGGTGATCGAGACGGTCCCCGAGACGCCGTCGCCACTCGAGGCGGAATCGGCCAGAGCGGCGTACGACGGCGTCGCAGCGGCGCTCAAGGCAAAGAGTTATCAACGGCGTGCGGGAATTACTCACAATCGTATGGTGGGTCGGCTGGAGACCGGGATCGACGTGTTGGATCGGAAACTCGACGGAGGCCTCCCGCCGGGCTGTGTCGTGGCGTACACTGCCGAGCCGGCCAGCCAGTCGGAGCTGTTGTTGTACGAACTGACGGCCGCCCGCGGAACGCTGTATCTCTCGACTCAGCGATCGGACAGCGCCATTCGAACGGCTATCGACGAGTCGATGGCCGAGGTCGGCAGTCCGACCGTCCGACAGGTCAACAGCGAGCAGCCACTCGAGGAGACGAGGCGGCTGATCGGCGCGCTCCCGGACGGAGCCAACCTCATCGTCGACCCGATGGACGTCCTCGAGCGCACGGACCGCGGTGAGTACGTCGACTTTCTCAACGACCTCAAAGAGCGCATGCTCGAGACCCGCAGTATCGCGATCTTGCACTGTCTCAAAGGCGACGACGAACCAGCGAACCGGTCGACGACCCTCCACCTCGCCGACGCCGTCTTCGACCTCCGGACGGCCGTCAACGCGACCGAACTCGAGAACCACCTCACGATCCCCAAGTACCGCCGCGGCGGTGCCCCGACCGAGGCGATCAAACTCGAGCTGTCGGAGCGAGTCGAGATCGACACCAGCCGCGACATCGCCTGA